The following are from one region of the Aspergillus luchuensis IFO 4308 DNA, chromosome 4, nearly complete sequence genome:
- the ALK2_2 gene encoding cytochrome P450 (COG:Q;~EggNog:ENOG410PGYE;~InterPro:IPR002402,IPR002974,IPR036396,IPR017972, IPR001128;~PFAM:PF00067;~go_function: GO:0004497 - monooxygenase activity [Evidence IEA];~go_function: GO:0005506 - iron ion binding [Evidence IEA];~go_function: GO:0016705 - oxidoreductase activity, acting on paired donors, with incorporation or reduction of molecular oxygen [Evidence IEA];~go_function: GO:0016712 - oxidoreductase activity, acting on paired donors, with incorporation or reduction of molecular oxygen, reduced flavin or flavoprotein as one donor, and incorporation of one atom of oxygen [Evidence IEA];~go_function: GO:0020037 - heme binding [Evidence IEA];~go_process: GO:0055114 - oxidation-reduction process [Evidence IEA]), giving the protein MLAPAVVFFCAIYLTFRILGSLHQAYHHRKKSKALGCQPPRSVDTGILGITGFYRIAKAAREKRWVEYIADHYQTSGPTFRQQALGGLMVTNTVEPENIKALLATQFQDFGLGTRHREFYPLLGNGIFTLDGPGWSHARGMLRPQFTRDQVADLDLMDGHVTKMMDLIPKDGSSFDIQRLFFLLTIDSATHFLFGESVGSMRTSAESSLLEKSAVGNAQGFAEAFNRAQEYLAARSRAMAFYWLVNPKEFREANQLVHEVVDHYVRLALEAKRHPEKKESGRYIFAEALAEDTDDPRVIRDNMLNILLAGRDTTASLLSSAFFYLARHPNVWTKLRQTIVDEFGDAKHPNGKITHARLKDTPYLRYFLNEVLRLLPPVPLNFRVAAKDTSLPLGGGPDGKAPVYVRKGELVSYSVYAMHRRTDLYGPDAHAFRPERWEENSKRGWEYLPFNGGPRICLGQQYALTEASYTMVKLLQQYNRIENADPDMVEPIINSSLTLSHDRGVHIRLFSS; this is encoded by the exons ATGTTGGCTCCTGCGGTTGTCTTTTTTTGTGCCATCTACTTAACCTTTCGCATCCTGGGCTCCCTCCACCAGGCTTACCACCATCGCAAGAAGTCCAAAGCTCTCGGCTGCCAGCCCCCTAGATCCGTCGATACCGGTATCCTCGGTATCACTGGCTTCTATCGCATTGCAAAGGCGGCCAGGGAGAAACGATGGGTTGAATACATTGCCGATCACTACCAGACGAGTGGACCGACCTTCCGTCAGCAGGCTTTGGGAGGGCTCATGGTCACCAACACCGTCGAGCCAGAGAACATCAAGGCACTGTTAGCTACTCAGTTCCAGGATTTTGGTCTTGGAACCCGCCATCGCGAGTTCTACCCGTTGCTTGGAAATGGAATCTTCACCTTGGATGGACCGGGCTGGTCTCATGCGCGTGGCATGCTGAGGCCGCAGTTCACCCGCGATCAG GTTGCTGACCTCGACCTTATGGATGGCCACGTCACCAAGATGATGGACCTAATCCCAAAGGATGGCTCTAGTTTCGACATCCAgcgcctcttcttcctcttgacCATCGACTCGGCCACACATTTCCTGTTTGGTGAATCCGTCGGATCCATGCGGACATCTGCTGAGTCGAGCCTGCTGGAAAAGTCCGCCGTTGGAAACGCCCAAGGTTTTGCTGAGGCGTTCAACCGTGCCCAAGAATACCTGGCAGCGAGATCCAGAGCCATGGCATTCTACTGGCTCGTTAACCCCAAGGAGTTCCGTGAAGCGAACCAGCTTGTACACGAGGTGGTCGACCACTATGTGCGCCTGGCTCTCGAGGCAAAGCGTCACcccgaaaagaaagagtCTGGCAGGTACATCTTCGCAGAAGCCTTGGCTGAGGATACTGATGACCCGAGAGTGATCCGTGACAACAtgctcaacatcctcctggCTGGTCGCGACACCACTGCCAGTCTGCTAAGCTCGGCCTTTTTCTACCTAGCACGGCATCCTAATGTCTGGACCAAACTTCGCCAGACCATCGTCGACGAGTTTGGAGACGCTAAACACCCCAACGGAAAGATCACGCATGCTAGGCTGAAAGACACGCCGTACTTGCGCTATTTCTTGAACGAAG tcctccgtctccttcctcctgTGCCTCTAAACTTCCGTGTCGCCGCCAAAGATACTTCGTTGCCATTGGGTGGTGGACCCGACGGAAAGGCCCCCGTCTACGTGCGCAAGGGAGAGCTTGTGTCGTACAGCGTATATGCAATGCACCGTCGCACCGACTTATACGGCCCGGATGCCCATGCTTTCCGACCCGAGCGATGGGAAGAGAACAGCAAGCGGGGTTGGGAGTACCTTCCATTCAACGGCGGGCCCCGGATTTGTCTTGGAC AGCAATATGCGCTCACTGAAGCCAGCTACACCATGGTCAAGCTGCTACAGCAGTACAACAGAATTGAGAATGCCGATCCTGATATGGTGGAGCCGATTATCAATTCCAGTCTCACGCTGTCGCATGACCGTGGCGTCCATATTCGGTTGTTTTCTTCGTGA
- a CDS encoding putative serine peptidase, family S28 (COG:O;~EggNog:ENOG410PG2D;~InterPro:IPR008758,IPR029058;~MEROPS:MER0093133;~go_function: GO:0008236 - serine-type peptidase activity [Evidence IEA];~go_process: GO:0006508 - proteolysis [Evidence IEA]), whose product MGIAWEHRYYGNSTPAPISYESPPETYQYLTTKQALADLPYFASNFSREKYPDVDLTPQGTPWVMVGGSYAGIRAALTRNEYPETIFAAYSSSAPVEARVNMSVYYDQVYRGMVADGWANCSADIHAALEYIDDQLSNEDTATSIKQLFFGPGAEANSNGDFTGALTAIYSYFQSYGMAGGIGGLGAFCEYLEVDPKTNGTTGPDGLAPTYGGQYVAERWAAWPTFLELVNLNMGTNCGPQNASQPIDCDFSKPYGDPATITWTWQYCSEWGFFQANNEGPHSLASRYQSVEYQQEVCNRQFPDAVEKGLLPPSPRADEINQEFGGWTIRPSNVYFSGGEFDPWRSLSILSTDDIAPQGVEFTSAIPACGVQTDEDTVFGYVMKDSEHCFDFQATPTVGKLSRGIFTSALLQWLECFGQNSSQTR is encoded by the coding sequence ATGGGAATCGCTTGGGAGCACAGATACTATGGAAACTCGACTCCGGCGCCCATATCTTATGAATCTCCACCCGAGACCTACCAATACCTCACCACCAAGCAGGCGCTCGCGGATCTTCCGTACTTTGCTAGCAACTTCAGCCGCGAGAAGTATCCGGACGTGGACCTGACGCCGCAGGGCACACCGTGGGTCATGGTTGGCGGCTCGTACGCAGGGATCCGTGCTGCATTAACTCGCAACGAGTACCCAGAGACCATCTTCGCAGCCTATTCCTCATCGGCTCCGGTGGAAGCACGGGTCAATATGAGCGTGTATTACGACCAGGTTTACCGCGGCATGGTTGCTGATGGATGGGCCAACTGCTCGGCAGATATTCACGCTGCTCTGGAATATATCGACGATCAGCTATCAAACGAAGATACAGCTACCTCAATCAAACAACTCTTCTTCGGACCTGGCGCCGAAGCCAACTCCAACGGTGATTTCACTGGAGCGCTAACCGCCATCTACAGCTACTTCCAGAGCTATGGTATGGCGGGAGGTATTGGAGGTCTAGGCGCATTCTGCGAGTATCTTGAAGTTGACCCCAAGACGAACGGGACTACCGGGCCGGATGGTCTTGCCCCTACGTATGGCGGCCAGTATGTCGCTGAACGATGGGCAGCATGGCCCACCTTCCTCGAGCTGGTCAATCTGAATATGGGGACCAACTGCGGACCTCAGAACGCTTCTCAGCCAATTGACTGTGATTTCTCCAAGCCATACGGCGATCCCGCGACCATCACTTGGACTTGGCAATACTGCAGCGAATGGGGGTTCTTCCAAGCGAACAACGAAGGGCCACACTCATTAGCCTCGCGATACCAGTCGGTGGAATACCAGCAAGAAGTATGTAACCGACAGTTCCCCGATGCGGTGGAGAAAGGACTGTTGCCTCCGTCACCGCGGGCGGATGAGATCAACCAAGAGTTTGGGGGATGGACGATCCGCCCGTCCAATGTTTACTTCAGCGGAGGAGAATTCGATCCGTGGCGGTCATTATCCATTCTGTCTACGGACGATATCGCACCTCAGGGGGTGGAGTTTACGAGCGCGATCCCAGCATGCGGGGTGCAGACAGATGAAGACACGGTCTTTGGATACGTCATGAAGGACTCGGAACATTGCTTTGACTTTCAGGCCACGCCGACCGTGGGTAAATTGTCACGCGGCATCTTCACATCCGCCTTGTTGCAATGGCTTGAATGTTTTGGACAGAATTCCAGTCAAACCAGGTGA